Proteins encoded within one genomic window of Cyprinus carpio isolate SPL01 chromosome A15, ASM1834038v1, whole genome shotgun sequence:
- the LOC109075046 gene encoding myelin-associated glycoprotein-like isoform X2 encodes MPRDISAMTNSCVVIPCSFTYPSGVRPYRGVHGIWYFGHPYPQLFPPVVYKSRTDIVHESYKGRTKLLGDLTQKNCTLMINNVGVEHSGRYYFRADLGGANIYTFPDFTKLQVLDQPNIDVPEEIVSDQSLDLTCYVPDNCPDMSPQIHWMYTDYLPNPLFTPDNVEDSNTAVLSSTLTFTPKPMHNGQQLGCRVHYENTTFVYERLISLDIKYAPRTVWVNVSQEVMEGSSVVLHCDVDSNPTPTITWFFGDTELMTEVASNSSLPLDNLTPEQDGVYTCVGDNGYGSMNTSMYLAVNYPPREPWINDSLTVLEGSSVALQCISKGNPMPTLTWLKDGKLVGTITAEEGSVLELHEVTPQDHGVYRCLAENEHGRASNSLNITVEFAPVLLDDSKCTIVREGVQCVCIASGNPEPVIEFHLPDLNITINDSSNSFNYHTYSDGYTSTAIIKLQEKGERGNNGDTAVHVHCSISNMYGSETILLGLQQEKKFMMAVIVGTIGGVAVIAFIIAAVRYVGQNNKKENGNPGQDVGSKVENPSMFYSAVKKDKQSLRKKVGDDSDYQSVGPIAGMERQELNYATLEFLHGRHLEGGFRRANGDSSDYTEIKAK; translated from the exons ATGCCCAGAGACATTTCAGCCATGACAAACTCCTGTGTGGTTATACCCTGTTCATTCACATATCCCTCTGGCGTCAGGCCTTACAGAGGGGTCCATGGGATCTGGTATTTCGGCCACCCCTACCCCCAGCTTTTCCCCCCCGTGGTGTATAAGTCACGCACAGATATTGTGCACGAAAGCTACAAGGGACGGACCAAGCTCCTTGGTGACTTGACTCAAAAAAACTGCACCCTGATGATAAATAATGTTGGCGTGGAACATTCTGGGAGGTATTACTTCAGGGCAGACCTGGGTGGTGCAAACATCTACACTTTTCCTGACTTCACAAAACTACAGGTGCTGG ATCAGCCCAACATTGATGTTCCTGAGGAGATTGTTAGTGACCAAAGCCTGGATTTGACCTGTTATGTCCCAGACAATTGTCCAGACATGAGTCCACAGATCCACTGGATGTACACAGACTACCTGCCCAATCCTCTATTCACCCCTGACAATGTTGAGGACAGCAACACTGCAGTACTGTCCAGCACCCTCACCTTCACACCCAAACCCATGCACAATGGCCAGCAGCTGGGCTGCCGGGTACACTACGAAAACACCACCTTTGTCTATGAACGCCTCATTTCACTGGACATCAAGT ATGCCCCTCGAACTGTGTGGGTGAATGTGTCTCAAGAGGTAATGGAGGGAAGCTCGGTGGTCCTGCACTGTGATGTGGACAGTAATCCAACCCCCACAATAACCTGGTTTTTTGGAGACACAGAGCTGATGACGGAAGTTGCTTCCAACTCTTCGCTGCCTCTGGACAACCTAACCCCAGAGCAGGATGGTGTCTATACTTGCGTTGGTGACAATGGCTACGGCAGCATGAACACATCCATGTATCTGGCAGTAAATT ATCCTCCACGGGAGCCGTGGATCAATGACTCTCTAACGGTGTTGGAGGGATCTTCAGTTGCTCTACAGTGCATCAGCAAAGGTAACCCAATGCCCACGCTGACCTGGTTGAAGGATGGGAAACTGGTGGGCACTATCACAGCAGAGGAGGGGTCTGTGCTTGAGCTGCACGAAGTCACGCCTCAGGACCACGGAGTCTACCGCTGTCTAGCTGAGAATGAACACGGACGGGCCAGCAACTCACTTAACATTACGGTAGAAT TTGCCCCTGTCCTCCTTGACGACTCTAAATGCACTATAGTCCGTGAGGGCGTTCAGTGTGTCTGTATTGCCTCGGGAAACCCTGAGCCTGTGATTGAATTCCACCTGCCTGACCTCAACATCACCATCAACGACTCCAGCAACTCATTTAACTACCACACATATTCAGATGGGTACACGTCCACGGCCATCATCAAGCTCCAGGAGAAGGGTGAAAGGGGGAACAATGGTGATACCGCTGTCCATGTGCACTGCAGCATCAGCAACATGTATGGCTCTGAGACCATCCTTTTGGGACTGCAGCAAGAGA AAAAGTTCATGATGGCCGTCATAGTGGGGACTATTGGAGGTGTGGCAGTAATCGCCTTCATCATTGCAGCTGTGAGATATGTTGGTCAGAATAATAAAAA AGAGAATGGTAACCCTGGGCAGGACGTGGGATCTAAAGTGGAGAATCCCTCAATGTTCTACAGCGCAGTCAAGAAGGACAAACAGAGTCTCAGGAAAAAAGTG GGAGACGACAGTGATTACCAATCTGTTGGCCCAATTGCAGGCATGGAGAGGCAAGAGCTGAACTATGCCACCCTAGAGTTTCTCCATGGACGACACCTGGAGGGAGGCTTCAGGAGGGCTAATGGTGACAGCAGCGACTACACTGAAATTAAGGCCAAATGA
- the LOC109075047 gene encoding sialic acid-binding Ig-like lectin 10 yields the protein MLQTLLFILTIVLMTSDVDPVDPTDMYSIRVKESFTGEAGLCIRVDCFFTVPQSVSDPIRRTWFKGDPQNPAVQVPCVGDLRECSFLLNHLVQGESDGEYRLKLEWEQGEVFIFPQTVHITVKELTQKPTINVPPLTEGDKAEISCKVPGDCINPTANVVWEGIEPDGVQRRIESLIGEDNFAEFSTLTFHPELKHHNTNLTCTVIFQGNIQTESTVILKVRHNPTILDSSRCFVWGDELSCMCVSSGEPLPQIYWLIPDGASEYYSAVSEDIIISIITISIASFGNFNATFCVSENLIGLAIMEIEVHGHAEKPKENWSFSTPWIFFTLSVVLNVIFAFWLTVVLRRARCKKPKDDVQVYMTAMKREESV from the exons ATGCTGCAAACATTGTTGTTCATCTTGACCATCGTTCTAATGACTTCAGATGTTG ACCCTGTTGATCCGACAGATATGTATTCCATCAGAGTAAAAGAAAGCTTCACTGGAGAGGCCGGTTTGTGCATCAGAGTAGACTGTTTTTTCACTGTCCCTCAAAGTGTCTCAGATCCCATTAGGAGAACCTGGTTCAAAGGAGATCCACAAAACCCAGCTGTTCAAGTACCTTGTGTTGGCGATTTGAGAGAGTGCAGCTTTCTGCTAAACCACTTGGTTCAGGGGGAATCTGATGGTGAATACAGATTGAAACTGGAATGGGAACAAGGGGAAGTGTTTATCTTTCCTCAGACAGTACACATTACTGTAAAAG AACTCACCCAGAAGCCAACAATAAACGTCCCACCACTCACAGAAGGAGATAAAGCAGAGATATCCTGCAAAGTTCCAGGGGATTGCATAAATCCCACAGCAAATGTTGTATGGGAAGGGATTGAGCCCGATGGAGTTCAAAGGAGAATCGAAAGTCTGATTGGTGAAGATAATTTTGCCgagttttcaacattgacttTCCATCCTGAGCTCAAACATCACAATACTAACCTCACATGTACAGTCATTTTTCAAGGAAACATCCAGACTGAAAGTACTGTCATCCTCAAAGTAAGAC ATAACCCAACAATCCTGGACAGCTCTCGTTGTTTTGTGTGGGGTGATGAACTGAGCTGCATGTGTGTCAGCAGTGGTGAGCCGTTACCCCAGATATACTGGCTAATACCGGATGGTGCTAGTGAATATTACAGTGCTGTTTCAGAAGACATCATTATAAGCATCATCACCATTTCCATTGCTAGTTTTGGGAACTTCAATGCTACCTTTTGTGTCAGTGAAAATCTCATAGGACTGGCAATAATGGAAATTGAAGTGCACGGGCATGCTGAAAAACCCAAAG AAAATTGGAGTTTTTCCACCCCTTGGATATTCTTTACCCTTTCAGTTGTTCTAAATGTCATCTTTGCTTTCTGGTTGACTGTCGTCCTACG GAGAGCAAGATGTAAGAAACCAAAAGATGACGTCCAAGTTTACATGACTGCAATGAAGAGAGAGGAATCAGTGTAA
- the LOC109075046 gene encoding myelin-associated glycoprotein-like isoform X1 has translation MPRDISAMTNSCVVIPCSFTYPSGVRPYRGVHGIWYFGHPYPQLFPPVVYKSRTDIVHESYKGRTKLLGDLTQKNCTLMINNVGVEHSGRYYFRADLGGANIYTFPDFTKLQVLDQPNIDVPEEIVSDQSLDLTCYVPDNCPDMSPQIHWMYTDYLPNPLFTPDNVEDSNTAVLSSTLTFTPKPMHNGQQLGCRVHYENTTFVYERLISLDIKYAPRTVWVNVSQEVMEGSSVVLHCDVDSNPTPTITWFFGDTELMTEVASNSSLPLDNLTPEQDGVYTCVGDNGYGSMNTSMYLAVNYPPREPWINDSLTVLEGSSVALQCISKGNPMPTLTWLKDGKLVGTITAEEGSVLELHEVTPQDHGVYRCLAENEHGRASNSLNITVEFAPVLLDDSKCTIVREGVQCVCIASGNPEPVIEFHLPDLNITINDSSNSFNYHTYSDGYTSTAIIKLQEKGERGNNGDTAVHVHCSISNMYGSETILLGLQQEKKFMMAVIVGTIGGVAVIAFIIAAVRYVGQNNKKENGNPGQDVGSKVENPSMFYSAVKKDKQSLRKKVLKTELLGSKFNSILEEGTGDDSDYQSVGPIAGMERQELNYATLEFLHGRHLEGGFRRANGDSSDYTEIKAK, from the exons ATGCCCAGAGACATTTCAGCCATGACAAACTCCTGTGTGGTTATACCCTGTTCATTCACATATCCCTCTGGCGTCAGGCCTTACAGAGGGGTCCATGGGATCTGGTATTTCGGCCACCCCTACCCCCAGCTTTTCCCCCCCGTGGTGTATAAGTCACGCACAGATATTGTGCACGAAAGCTACAAGGGACGGACCAAGCTCCTTGGTGACTTGACTCAAAAAAACTGCACCCTGATGATAAATAATGTTGGCGTGGAACATTCTGGGAGGTATTACTTCAGGGCAGACCTGGGTGGTGCAAACATCTACACTTTTCCTGACTTCACAAAACTACAGGTGCTGG ATCAGCCCAACATTGATGTTCCTGAGGAGATTGTTAGTGACCAAAGCCTGGATTTGACCTGTTATGTCCCAGACAATTGTCCAGACATGAGTCCACAGATCCACTGGATGTACACAGACTACCTGCCCAATCCTCTATTCACCCCTGACAATGTTGAGGACAGCAACACTGCAGTACTGTCCAGCACCCTCACCTTCACACCCAAACCCATGCACAATGGCCAGCAGCTGGGCTGCCGGGTACACTACGAAAACACCACCTTTGTCTATGAACGCCTCATTTCACTGGACATCAAGT ATGCCCCTCGAACTGTGTGGGTGAATGTGTCTCAAGAGGTAATGGAGGGAAGCTCGGTGGTCCTGCACTGTGATGTGGACAGTAATCCAACCCCCACAATAACCTGGTTTTTTGGAGACACAGAGCTGATGACGGAAGTTGCTTCCAACTCTTCGCTGCCTCTGGACAACCTAACCCCAGAGCAGGATGGTGTCTATACTTGCGTTGGTGACAATGGCTACGGCAGCATGAACACATCCATGTATCTGGCAGTAAATT ATCCTCCACGGGAGCCGTGGATCAATGACTCTCTAACGGTGTTGGAGGGATCTTCAGTTGCTCTACAGTGCATCAGCAAAGGTAACCCAATGCCCACGCTGACCTGGTTGAAGGATGGGAAACTGGTGGGCACTATCACAGCAGAGGAGGGGTCTGTGCTTGAGCTGCACGAAGTCACGCCTCAGGACCACGGAGTCTACCGCTGTCTAGCTGAGAATGAACACGGACGGGCCAGCAACTCACTTAACATTACGGTAGAAT TTGCCCCTGTCCTCCTTGACGACTCTAAATGCACTATAGTCCGTGAGGGCGTTCAGTGTGTCTGTATTGCCTCGGGAAACCCTGAGCCTGTGATTGAATTCCACCTGCCTGACCTCAACATCACCATCAACGACTCCAGCAACTCATTTAACTACCACACATATTCAGATGGGTACACGTCCACGGCCATCATCAAGCTCCAGGAGAAGGGTGAAAGGGGGAACAATGGTGATACCGCTGTCCATGTGCACTGCAGCATCAGCAACATGTATGGCTCTGAGACCATCCTTTTGGGACTGCAGCAAGAGA AAAAGTTCATGATGGCCGTCATAGTGGGGACTATTGGAGGTGTGGCAGTAATCGCCTTCATCATTGCAGCTGTGAGATATGTTGGTCAGAATAATAAAAA AGAGAATGGTAACCCTGGGCAGGACGTGGGATCTAAAGTGGAGAATCCCTCAATGTTCTACAGCGCAGTCAAGAAGGACAAACAGAGTCTCAGGAAAAAAGTG CTTAAGACTGAGCTCCTGGGCTCAAAGTTTAACTCCATCCTAGAAGAAGGCACG GGAGACGACAGTGATTACCAATCTGTTGGCCCAATTGCAGGCATGGAGAGGCAAGAGCTGAACTATGCCACCCTAGAGTTTCTCCATGGACGACACCTGGAGGGAGGCTTCAGGAGGGCTAATGGTGACAGCAGCGACTACACTGAAATTAAGGCCAAATGA
- the LOC122147794 gene encoding sialic acid-binding Ig-like lectin 7, with the protein MTNCGTLYPDAPTDFSIRVKESVTGEAGLCIRVDCFFTVPQSVSDPIKRTWFKGDPQNPAVEVPYFSTNTFPSYEKECNFFLNHLVQGKSDGEYRLKLKWGEGKVYIFPQTVNITVKELTQKPTIKVPLLKAGKKAEISCKVPGDCTSPMADIVWTGIYGETSRGGHGVPYQEENFSFMTFLPKPEHHNTKLTCAVTLQGRIRTESTVILKVRCMYHFTYNTSSILI; encoded by the exons atgacaaactgtGGGACTTTAT ACCCCGATGCACCGACTGACTTCTCCATCAGAGTAAAAGAAAGCGTCACTGGAGAGGCCGGTTTGTGCATCAGAGTAGACTGTTTTTTCACTGTCCCTCAAAGTGTCTCAGATCCCATTAAGAGAACCTGGTTCAAAGGAGATCCACAAAACCCAGCTGTTGAAGTTCCTTATTTTTCCACGAATACATTTCCTTCCTATGAGAAAGAGTGCAACTTTTTCCTAAACCACTTGGTTCAGGGTAAATCTGATGGTGAATACAGATTAAAACTCAAGTGGGGAGAAGGAAAAGTGTATATCTTTCCTCAAACagtaaatattactgttaaag agcTTACCCAGAAACCAACAATAAAAGTCCCATTGCTCAAAGCGGGAAAGAAGGCTGAGATATCCTGCAAAGTTCCAGGGGATTGCACATCTCCCATGGCAGATATTGTGTGGACAGGGATTTATGGTGAAACTAGTCGTGGAGGTCATGGAGTGCCTTACCAGGAAGAAAACTTTTCTTTTATGACTTTTCTTCCTAAGCCTGAACATCACAATACTAAGCTCACCTGCGCAGTGACACTTCAAGGAAGAATCCGGACTGAAAGTACTGTCATCCTCAAAGTAAGATGTATGTATCATTTCACTTATAACACATCATCAATTCTAATTTGA
- the LOC109075051 gene encoding tektin-1, with translation MSRLMGPPDKFLPSEWKHANQVQFRSSEAERSHSQRLTAECQSLIEESDKSTKRMQQDALKKLEQRIQDIKFWRLELNQKFEEMVQEIETLIIFKSRVERALESCSEPFQVTLQCLTERQKRVAIDLVHDEVEEGLLKEKEVIEGVMVLLQRTLEQINEQIRLIRSVKYYLEKDLQDKFQAEHIDDFCSLLTNASPGLNGGNSNFTSLGISRSAVTPEEWESLCNLNISKAEKEKNNSLSLRALVDSLLEQTAADMHRQYEATGRAFELRIEETKTAKAQLENQLNELLAETANQEKNLESLRVAIAEKEAPLKVAQTRLSTRSQRPNVELCHDPAQIRLLEEVKELVSHVERLTEALELSEMELKALASRQLSLEEEIQVKTNSLYIDEVICHQLRQPVVIHNF, from the exons atgtctcgGCTGATGGGACCCCCTGATAAGTTTCTGCCATCTGAGTGGAAACATGCAAACCAGGTGCAGTTCAGGAGCTCGGAGGCAGAACGATCACACTCACAGAGACTGACAGCAGAGTGTCAAAGTCTCATAGAGGAGAGTGACAAATCTACCAAACGCATGCAACAGGACGCACTAAAGAAGCTGG AGCAGAGAATCCAGGACATCAAATTCTGGAGGCTGGAACTGAACCAGAAGTTTGAGGAGATGGTGCAGGAGATCGAGACCCTCATCATTTTCAAGAGCCGTGTAGAAAGAGCCTTAGAGAGCTGCTCTGAGCCTTTCCAAGTGACTTTGCAATGCCTGACTGAGAG ACAGAAGCGGGTGGCGATTGACCTGGTGCATGATGAGGTGGAAGAGGGGCTGTTGAAGGAGAAGGAGGTGATTGAAGGAGTGATGGTCCTGCTTCAGCGAACACTGGAGCAGATCAATGAGCAGATCAG GCTCATTCGTTCGGTGAAATACTATCTAGAAAAGGACCTGCAGGACAAATTTCAGGCCGAGCACATTGATGACTTCTGTTCTCTTCTCACTAATGCATCACCCGGTTTAAACGGAGGGAATTCAAACTTCACTAGTCTTGG TATTTCCAGATCTGCAGTGACTCCTGAGGAATGGGAGAGCCTCTGCAACTTAAACATTAGCAAAGCTGAGAAAGAGAAGAACAACTCTCTTTCTCTGAGAGCTCTCGTGGATAGCCTGCTAGAGCAGACGGCTGCAGACATGCACAGACAGTACGAAGCCACGGGAAGGGCTTTTGAGCTGCGCATAGAGGAGACCAAAACTGCCAAAGCACAGCTTGAGAACCAGCTCAATGAG CTGCTAGCAGAGACAGCAAATCAGGAGAAGAATCTGGAGTCTTTACGAGTGGCAATCGCAGAGAAAGAAGCTCCACTCAAAGTTGCTCAGACTCGACTGTCCACTCGCAGCCAAAGACCCAACGTTGAGCTCTGCCACGATCCAGCTCAAATCCGACTGCTGGAAGAGGTCAAGGAGCTTGTGAGCCACGTTGAGAG ACTGACCGAGGCTCTTGAACTGTCAGAGATGGAACTGAAGGCTCTAGCAAGTCGCCAGTTGAGCCTGGAGGAGGAAATCCAGGTCAAGACCAACTCCCTGTATATAGACGAGGTGATCTGCCATCAGCTACGCCAGCCTGTGGTTATTCACAACTTCTGA
- the LOC109075046 gene encoding myelin-associated glycoprotein-like isoform X3, with protein MPRDISAMTNSCVVIPCSFTYPSGVRPYRGVHGIWYFGHPYPQLFPPVVYKSRTDIVHESYKGRTKLLGDLTQKNCTLMINNVGVEHSGRYYFRADLGGANIYTFPDFTKLQVLDQPNIDVPEEIVSDQSLDLTCYVPDNCPDMSPQIHWMYTDYLPNPLFTPDNVEDSNTAVLSSTLTFTPKPMHNGQQLGCRVHYENTTFVYERLISLDIKYAPRTVWVNVSQEVMEGSSVVLHCDVDSNPTPTITWFFGDTELMTEVASNSSLPLDNLTPEQDGVYTCVGDNGYGSMNTSMYLAVNYPPREPWINDSLTVLEGSSVALQCISKGNPMPTLTWLKDGKLVGTITAEEGSVLELHEVTPQDHGVYRCLAENEHGRASNSLNITVEFAPVLLDDSKCTIVREGVQCVCIASGNPEPVIEFHLPDLNITINDSSNSFNYHTYSDGYTSTAIIKLQEKGERGNNGDTAVHVHCSISNMYGSETILLGLQQEKKFMMAVIVGTIGGVAVIAFIIAAVRYVGQNNKKETTVITNLLAQLQAWRGKS; from the exons ATGCCCAGAGACATTTCAGCCATGACAAACTCCTGTGTGGTTATACCCTGTTCATTCACATATCCCTCTGGCGTCAGGCCTTACAGAGGGGTCCATGGGATCTGGTATTTCGGCCACCCCTACCCCCAGCTTTTCCCCCCCGTGGTGTATAAGTCACGCACAGATATTGTGCACGAAAGCTACAAGGGACGGACCAAGCTCCTTGGTGACTTGACTCAAAAAAACTGCACCCTGATGATAAATAATGTTGGCGTGGAACATTCTGGGAGGTATTACTTCAGGGCAGACCTGGGTGGTGCAAACATCTACACTTTTCCTGACTTCACAAAACTACAGGTGCTGG ATCAGCCCAACATTGATGTTCCTGAGGAGATTGTTAGTGACCAAAGCCTGGATTTGACCTGTTATGTCCCAGACAATTGTCCAGACATGAGTCCACAGATCCACTGGATGTACACAGACTACCTGCCCAATCCTCTATTCACCCCTGACAATGTTGAGGACAGCAACACTGCAGTACTGTCCAGCACCCTCACCTTCACACCCAAACCCATGCACAATGGCCAGCAGCTGGGCTGCCGGGTACACTACGAAAACACCACCTTTGTCTATGAACGCCTCATTTCACTGGACATCAAGT ATGCCCCTCGAACTGTGTGGGTGAATGTGTCTCAAGAGGTAATGGAGGGAAGCTCGGTGGTCCTGCACTGTGATGTGGACAGTAATCCAACCCCCACAATAACCTGGTTTTTTGGAGACACAGAGCTGATGACGGAAGTTGCTTCCAACTCTTCGCTGCCTCTGGACAACCTAACCCCAGAGCAGGATGGTGTCTATACTTGCGTTGGTGACAATGGCTACGGCAGCATGAACACATCCATGTATCTGGCAGTAAATT ATCCTCCACGGGAGCCGTGGATCAATGACTCTCTAACGGTGTTGGAGGGATCTTCAGTTGCTCTACAGTGCATCAGCAAAGGTAACCCAATGCCCACGCTGACCTGGTTGAAGGATGGGAAACTGGTGGGCACTATCACAGCAGAGGAGGGGTCTGTGCTTGAGCTGCACGAAGTCACGCCTCAGGACCACGGAGTCTACCGCTGTCTAGCTGAGAATGAACACGGACGGGCCAGCAACTCACTTAACATTACGGTAGAAT TTGCCCCTGTCCTCCTTGACGACTCTAAATGCACTATAGTCCGTGAGGGCGTTCAGTGTGTCTGTATTGCCTCGGGAAACCCTGAGCCTGTGATTGAATTCCACCTGCCTGACCTCAACATCACCATCAACGACTCCAGCAACTCATTTAACTACCACACATATTCAGATGGGTACACGTCCACGGCCATCATCAAGCTCCAGGAGAAGGGTGAAAGGGGGAACAATGGTGATACCGCTGTCCATGTGCACTGCAGCATCAGCAACATGTATGGCTCTGAGACCATCCTTTTGGGACTGCAGCAAGAGA AAAAGTTCATGATGGCCGTCATAGTGGGGACTATTGGAGGTGTGGCAGTAATCGCCTTCATCATTGCAGCTGTGAGATATGTTGGTCAGAATAATAAAAA GGAGACGACAGTGATTACCAATCTGTTGGCCCAATTGCAGGCATGGAGAGGCAAGAGCTGA